One Lonchura striata isolate bLonStr1 unplaced genomic scaffold, bLonStr1.mat Scaffold_85, whole genome shotgun sequence genomic window carries:
- the LOC144248750 gene encoding class II histocompatibility antigen, B-L beta chain-like, with protein sequence MAGFQPGPRSVPRRGNRDGLEKEGTTLKGPLGDVGRGQKGLVPTVTPSTQLPAQGRDPRYHGTDTPGTAARYCNSDPHVMEQRRTAVGWLCRYNHEYLSPFLTERRVTPSVSISLVPSSSQPGPGRLLCSLVDFYPAHTHLRWFQGQQELSVVATDMVPNGDWTHQLLVLLETPTRAGLTSTCQVQHVSLEHPLSQHWEDPRDAAGCCHSKMLAGTGDSELGFIFLALGIWFYLHKKGGSRESYPTSPRM encoded by the exons ATGGCGGGCTTCCAGCCAGGCCCGCGTTCGGTTCCGCGGCGTGGGAACCGGGatgggctggagaaggagggaaCCACCCTCAAGGGCCCACTCGGGGATGTGGGCAGGGGACAGAAGGGGCTGGTCCCGACGGTGACACCATCGACGCAGCTGCCAGCGCAGGGGAGGGACCCGAG ATACCACGGGACAGATactccagggacagcagccaggtACTGCAACAGCGACCCGCACGTTATGGAGCAAAGAAGGACTGCGGTGGGCTGGCTCTGCCGGTACAACCACGAGTATCTCAGCCCGTTCCTCACGGAGCGCCGAG tgacccccagcGTGTCCATCTCGCTGGTGCCCTCGAgctcccagcccggccccggccgcctgctctgctccttggtGGATTTCTACCCGGCCCACACACAtctgaggtggttccagggccagcaggagctctctgtggtggccaccgacatggtccccaacggggactggacccaccagctcctggtgctgcttgAAACCCCAACCCGGGCTGggctcacctccacctgccAGGTGCAGCACGTCAGCCTGGAGCACCCCTTGAGCCAGCACTGGGA AGACCCCAGAGAcgctgctggatgctgccacAGCAAGATGCTGGCAGGAACTGGAGACTCCGAGTTGGGCTTCatcttcctggcactggggatctGGTTCTACCTGCACAAGAAAGGGGGGTCCCGTGAGTCGTATCCCACCTCCCCCAGAATGTGA